TGACAAGTGAAATCCAACTGTGTAAACTTCCAATAAACGACGTTGTAGAAATGCTCCTGTATAAAAGATATTCAGCAATGTTTGGGCAGACAAAGTGGCCAGATATAACACGAACACATGCGTACTTCATGCCCTATTGTTATAACCAAAAATGGGCTTtgcaaataaaaagaaagaaaaattaaaataacgaCTCAGGCTTTCTTGAAGAATGCAGACTGATCTGGATGATAATGGCCAGAGAATAATGCTTTCAAAGTTTTGCAGctgtccattttttttattcatattaagcTGAATACCAGACAAAGTTAACCTGCAAGATCAATTTTGTAAAAGTTGTAATACAACCCTCTGGCCTTCTATACTCACTCAAGGATCCTTGACATATCAAACAGGTTTCTTTCTAGGTTATGCTGTTTTCTCCAGAATAATACACCAGTTCGATTTATCAAAAAACTGATCAACGATTCTAGCATTGATTATTCCAGCTGTCAATCTGCAAAAGGATGTGAAAGTAAGTTAGAAATGGGGAATCAAGCATCCTGCATATAAGCATGTCAAACATCTAAAACATAGTTCTGCATTATActctttcaattttgaaacaTGAGTAGGAAGAGAATAAGCACAAGGCCATCGTAAATTTGTCATAAACCTAAAGTTCCAGTTGATTGATTAAAGCAGCAGAAAAGATACATGACGCACGACACTACTCACTTCAATCCCATCTTCTTTACTGTCAAACATaatctatttcattttttttttacacgtTCTTTTATCTTTACCTTACCTTTATCAAGGACACATAGCAACTCAATGCTGATGATAGAGGGAAAGGAAAATTACGATTGGCCAACAAGCTAATGCTCTAGCAgcaattttaagtttaaaattgaaCCTTAAACAGGTTTTACCGAATCTAATGTCTCCATATTTCTAGATTCAGCTGTAAAGTATGCTAATCATAGCACAATTGACATCCAAGATCAAGTTCACGAAACATGAAACCTGAAGGGAGTAACTTCagtgaaaaataaaggaaaaaattatttaaaccaTGCTTTGTTACCTTTCAAGTTCTCCTTCGCTAAAAACATGATAATATCGATTATACACCACAGCACCCTTTTTGTCATCTTTAGTTGCCAGACCAGCAGCAAGAGCATGAGAAGAAGCACCACTGATTTCAGCACGATGATAAGGTAAATGCCAGGGAACAAAGTATTCCTGTTGGTTCTTTATATGTTTTTCTGCCTCCAAATCTTTACATACATTTGACTCACTGCAAACTTTTATGTTCTCACTGCTGCTACTCTCCTCACTCTCAGGAATGCTTTCTAATGGCAAGGGTGAGGGTGTCCGAGCACGAGGACTCCCTGGTCCTACCCACTCTTCAACATACTTTTCAGTCAGTGGAGTCCATTTGGTAATAAGATTTGTATCCTCTTGCTCTACAGCCCAAACTGTAATCAGAACATGGCCACCCTTTTTAACAACTCTGACCAATTCTTCTATTGCTTTTCTCCTTCTACTTTCAGTGCTTAAGTGATGTAACACTGCTATTGATATAGCCGCATCACCAAAACCAGTTCTGTAAGGAAGATTCACAGCATCTGCCACCAAAACTTCATGCCCTCTATCCGAGCATATTTTAATCAAGGAAGGACTTATATCACATCCTATGAAAAAACAATCCTGATTCAAACCTAGGTATTTCCCATTCCCACATCCTGCATCAAGGACAAGAGACCCCAAAGGCAAAGATGACAAAAATGATGCAACCTTCGGCCATTTGGCAAACCGAGTGGCACTGAAATGCGGAGCAATAGCATCATATACATGATGAACGAACTTCTTTTCTATTTCAGGGGTGGATTGTACACTCATAGATGAAGTAGTACCGTTTCCACTGACTGATAAGGAATCTGTAATGGAGGGTTCCTTACAGGGAGCAACGGTACACAAACTAGAATCCCCTGTACAATTGATTTGCTTCATTGAACTAAATGATAAATGACAAACAAAACCAACAATTACACCGGTCAAACCAAGGGCTTCTGTACGTGGATTGAAGAATCTACTTGTTTTTAGAACACTGTGAATCATTAACCAGTCAGTGTGGCAGAGAGCACCTGCAcaaaaagcaattttttttgcaaatgatatcttttatttattgtataaaatctataaataatcCAATAGTGATTCATTCATATtcatatacaaataaaaaaaaaacctaaaaccaaaagatGCAAACTTGTAATAATATAACCAAATGAGAAGATGTGAGAAAAGTTAGGTCAGAATCATCAAAACTAGAAAGAGACCGGGGCTTAAAACTCCAAACTTAGAGGAAAAATATTGCTTACCAGCTTACAGAAGGGCTTGTGAACATATAAGAAAAGTGATTAAAGTTTTTCATGAAAAATGAGAGACGAAGAGAATCCTGAAGCAACGAACATCGTCGGTGGTTGATGCTTGTTTTGGGTGAAGGGTGGCCGAGACCCGACAAGACACTGCCAAAACCCGGTTTGTGAAATTTGGTCGGGTTAAGGAATATAAACCCATGGTTCTTTGCTTAAATCTTACGAAACATTACtttgatttaataattattttgaaaatttacataagattttttaatttagctAAAACAAATATGGTTTAGATGGGATCCTTTTTAAGGTTATTATTAAAGCTTGTTTTAATCAATGGAGGCATTAAAAAAGGTTTTTCTTCCACCAAAATTCTAACTCAGTTCTTTCCATTCCATTAAGAGCTTTGAAAACtagttaaaagtttaattttgaaaattattaaaacccGGCTTTTGAAAGTAGGCCGGATTTTAATTGGATTTCGAAAGATGATTAGGTAAATTCTTTAACTAGTttgtaagattttttattttttatttttattttaattttagttattttttttgtttttatttaataataataattttttaatattaaaaaaaataatattttataatttaatattttttgaatttttttaatttaaaatattaaatattattttaatttttttaagggttaaatatgtttttagtccctatactttggggcgattttggttttagtccctctttcaaactatggtacaatttagtccttcaactttagaaaactccggttttagtcctttttaccaaatttttataactttattttttgtttcaagcacgtttcattgtagcatttggattgtttacacNNNNNNNNNNNNNNNNNNNNNNNNNNNNNNNNNNNNNNNNNNNNNNNNNNNNNNNNNNNNNNNNNNNNNNNNNNNNNNNNNNNNNNNNNNNNNNNNNNNNNNNNNNNNNNNNNNNNNNNNNNNNNNNNNNNNNNNNNNNNNNNNNNNNNNNNNNNNNNNNNNNNNNNNNNNNNNNNNNNNNNNNNNNNNNNNNNNNNNNNNNNNNNNNNNNNNNNNNNNNNNNNNNNNNNNNNNNNNNNNNNNNNNNNNNNNNNNNNNNNNNNNNNNNNNNNNNNNNNNNNNNNNNNNNNNNNNNNNNNNNNNNNNNNNNNNNNNNNNNNNNNNNNNNNNNNNNNNNNNNNNNNNNNNNNNNNNNNNNNNNNNNNNNNNNNNNNNNNNNNNNNNNNNNNNNNNNNNNNNNNNNNNNNNNNNNNNNNNNNNNNNNNNNNNNNNNNNNNNNNNNNNNNNNNNNNNNNNNNNNNNNNNNNNNNNNNNNNNNNNNNNNNNNNNNNNNNNNNNNNNNNNNNNNNNNNNNNNNNNNNNNNNNNNNNNNNNNNNNNNNNNNNNNNNNNNNNNNNNNNNNNNNNNNNNNNNNNNNNNNNNNNNNNNNNNNNNNNNNNNNNNNNNNNNNNNNNNNNNNNNNNNNNNNNNNNNNNNNNNNNNNNNNNNNNNNNNNNNNNNNNNNNNNNNNNNNNNNNNNNNNNNNNNNNNNNNNNNNNNNNNNNNNNNNNNNNNNNNNNNNNNNNNNNNNNNNNNNNNNNNNNNNNNNNNNNNNNNNNNNNNNNNNNNNNNNNNNNNNNNNNNNNNNNNNNNNNNNNNNNNNNNNNNNNNNNNNNNNNNNNNNNNNNNNNNNNNNNNNNNNNNNNNNNNNNNNNNNNNNNNNNNNNNNNNNNNNNNNNNNNNNNNNNNNNNNNNNNNNNNNNNNNNNNNNNNNNNNNNNNNNNNNNNNNNNNNNNNNNNNNNNNNNNNNNNNNNNNNNNNNNNNNNNNNNNNNNNNNNNNNNNNNNNNNNNNNNNNNNNNNNNNNNNNNNNNNNNNNNNNNNNNNNNNNNNNNNNNNNNNNNNNNNNNNNNNNNNNNNNNNNNNNNNNNNNNNNNNNNNNNNNNNNNNNNNNNNNNNNNNNNNNNNNNNNNNNNNNNNNNNNNNNNNNNNNNNNNNNNNNNNNNNNNNNNNNNNNNNNNNNNNNNNNNNNNNNNNNNNNNNNNNNNNNNNNNNNNNNNNNNNNNNNNttttatattagaaaattaCTTTCTCCTGGCATAAGAGTTCTCCTTTTGTCATTGAATGATTGATTTGCTATTGGAATTTAACTTTTAGTttggttaaatatttaattatccCAATATTGAAAGCAAACGTAAACTTTTGTTATAATCACGTTTTTAgatatatatctatattataagaagtaaagttttttttttttaaactttatgatgattctttatatatatatctataacaaataatatagtTTACGTAAACTGTGaggttttaaatattaataatataataaaatatatttatttgatttaagaaTGGTTTTGACATATTTGGAGTGATGTTGTTGGATTGTCAAAGGCNTGTATGTTCATATATTCGTGTAGCTTGAAATGTTATGATTACGaaatgaattgatgaaattgtgCATGAATTGAACATCTCAGGGTGAGATGATTAAAAGTGATGTGAGGGGTGTCGTTGTTGTCTGTATAATGttgggagctttgaaatggtatgtctatccctacactcaaagcattgtttatactcaaatagagaagaacaatgtgagtggtgagagtagagggaggtcctcgtctatagtcttNgagtttagacatagacagattgggggatttaccttgcatagtgttggggatgggccagctgaactatgcaagtaCAAAGACGACCAATAGCTAGACAGTTATACATATCCGGATGAGTCGTGTTGAGTATTTGCATGCATGGTTTGATTGAATTGCTTTACTTGTTCTTTATATTTGTAGTTAAGCATGATAATTCTCATTGATTGCACTCTGTTATACCTCTTGTATGCCTAACTCacccttacttttgtgttgtatgttgcttgggtatgctttctcttgcgatgatcatccttttggatgAGAGCAGATATGGTTGAGGAGGTCCTCTTGGAGCAAGTACTAGAGGACGCTGATGCTGCTGCTTAGCTCTCTTTAAGATTTCATTTATTTAgcttatgttattttgaaatacttattagattattttgaaatactttgcaattattaaagttttaaactaGGCCATTCTGGACGACTGTAATCCTCCAATTAATCGTACTTTATACTCTGACTGTTCTCTTTATTTGGATGATGACATCTCTATTATATGATTagcattattataatttagggATGTCacaactaaaaacatatttaaccctttttttaaatgttttattaataataataataataataatattattattattattattaaatataaataaactaaaataagaaaaacaatgaacctaaaaggtttttgaaagtcaaataaaaaatttatttaactaattttcGAAAATCGACTaagaaatgtaataaatttttaaaattccatTAAGATTTGACTAATAAATCGAAGTTTTATCGGAtctatttaacatatttaatttttttattattactaatattattagtaataaataaataaaaagttaattaaaataaaaaagggaattttaactgatttttcaaaatcgattaaagaatttatttaatgaCTTTCGAAATTTAGTTAAGTTCtgttagtttttaaaaacttgttaaaattttaataatttttaaaacttgtaaaatttttaattagttttcaGAGTATGATTAAAAACTTATTGACTTGGAAAAAtcaattaagattttaataaattttgaaatacattagttcttaatagaaaaagataaagttagAATTTTGGAAGTacagaaagaaaatagaaaagtaaaggATAAATCccttaaaatgttttattctatttgtcttttgaaatatatttttataatggtGCTCTAGTAgcttaatttgattatttttatatcaaaattttactcgagtaaaaaaatttaatttagtttgattttaatttaatattaaattaaaattaaatcacaCTAACATGTTGCAATTCAATTTCAATcagtgttttcatttttttttctaataaacttattaaatattttcttaaaagcctattaaatatttttaaaaaagttatcaaaaaaaaaacacgaataatttttataattgttgtcatttataattttaactttctattccattcataaataaattatataatattgtatattcttaaataaattaatgttaaaattaaaatacagatttactgttatatttataattattttcaaccaTGTTTTCTTCTTGCATCTCCACAGTCTCGGTAAAATGACCTAGTTAGtccttattaaaaaaatggctATGTTCTTGATTGTAATTCTGCAGAGTTTCTGGTTCATGACCAAGTGAATTATGAGGAAGTGTGACAGTGAAATTGGGGAAGTTGTGTACAATGTGAGTGTGGTCTGTATAGAAAATTTGTGTAAGTGGTATAAGACTTGTCATAACTCTTAAGTCATTCAAAATTGTACTAAAGTTAGGAAATCTGATTTTTGGACTTTGAGTTTATGATTCTGCAGAATTGAACCTCAAATCTGAGATGAAACTCTCTAAATGATGTTAGAAATGTTTTAGATGCTTTTAGTAAAGTGTATAGGATGTTTGATACAAGATTGAAGATTAGAAGTTGGGAAGAATGAAGGAAATTGGTAAAGATTGGTGTTGATCATAATTCTGCAGTCACTTTGCAAAATTATGTTGTTCGCTAAGGGTCCTTTGTGGACTGTTCGCCTTTTCTCTTGTGTTTGGTCTTAACTGAGTTATGCTTATGTGGAGCTTTAAATTAATGACCGAATGGTCTAATACTGGTGTTTGGTCTTAACTACGTTCGGCCTTTGTATAGCCTTACTAGTTAATGACCGCTCGGTCTCACTcgagtgttcggtcttaactGTGTTCGGTCTCTTATGGACCTTACTTGTAAATGATTGTTCGGTTATATTTAGTGATAAGTCGTGTGTTAGTATTCAGTATTGACTCTTAGTGTTCAAACTAAGTTAAAGGTGTTTGGCCTAAGCTATAGTGTTCGGCCTAAGTCATAAACGCTCGGTCTAAACTTAGTACTTGATCTGGTGGTAGTATTCGGTCTCTCTTTTCTAGTGGACGGTCTTTAATAGCGTTCGACCATTTCTTCAGTCTTATCTATTGTGGATCATTCGGTTTTGTTCTTTGGGAAGTGAAAAATCGTTCGGTCTCCAACGTAGGTATTCAGTCTTACACTAAGTATTCAgtttaatatatcaatatttttgtCTAGGTTCTTAGTACTCGGTCTAAGCTCTTAGTATTCGATTATTATAAGTATTTGACCCTAAATTGTATTCGGCTCATGTTTGAGCCTTACTCTTCAAATATGACCATTCGGTCATATTCATGGGTGATTAGTGTTACCGTTCAGTTTAATCCTATTAGGAACTTTCGGTCTGAAAAAGGGTTGTGGTGATATTGTACTTTGAGTTTTATTTCAGtggtttaaatatattatgcaTGAGAAATAATGTTGATATTATAGTATGTTATGAGATTTCTAAATGTGGAGGTGCTGATAAGGTATCATGTTACAAATGGTATGAGAGAGAATttcaaggaggaatgtctcatgattgGTTATTGAATtgtaaagtatgaatatggataTTGTGCTAAATTGTCGTccatcctgacattctaatggtcaccgggtctcaagtagagaatggtAAGACATGTGATGagaatagtaggaggtcctTCCACCTCATGGTATCGAGGTAGGTATCATTGGATTAACCTTGGGTAGTAGCTTGATTAGTGTTAGCTGTTACACTACCGCAAGTGCAAAGACGACTgtagctacatattcatacaatccggattaaaagaagaagaaagaaaggcTCCACAACAACTCAATCAAACCAGCAAATCCAACCTAATTTAATAGAAATACATAAGCTCATATTGTACAGTTTTGTCTTTTTTCtgatacaattttatattctgTTAGGTGGTACACATAGAGGCCACACACACCTCACTCACGGTTGTACCCTctgttatatttttctattgttcTTTTTTGTCCTTTCATAGGCAATAGGTTGTATATAAACATACTGCATTGCTTTCATCAATACAACAGAAATTACTACCTCAATCTTTGGTTTTTTCAGCCTTTGTCTGccatttattttctcttatatgGTACCAGAGCTCCATCTCTTGGAGCTttgctaataccttcctttcTTCGTCATGTCTGAAGCTCACTCTGAATATGAAACCACCGCCAATGATGGTAATGTAGATCCTAGTCTTATCCCTTCCAGTCCATACTGTATTCATCCTAGTGAAGGGCCTAGTTCTGTTACCATTACCCCTGTTCTAATCGGCTCCAACTACCATTCTTGGTCCCGTACAATTCGCATGGCCCTAATCTCTAAAAACAAGATGGGTTTTCTCACTGGTGCTATCCCTAAATCTACTGCTACTGATCCTTTGCACACTCCATGGAAACGTTGTAATACTTTAATCATGTCATGGCTCCTTAACTCTCTTTCCCCATTTATTCCTCAAAGTGtcatttattttgaaagtgttGTTGCTATCTTGGATGATCTTAGAGATCGCTTTTCTCAGAGTGATCTTCTCCGTATTGCAGAGCTCCAAGAAGAAATATATGGCATAAAGCAAGACTCTCGTCCTATATCCGAATACTACACGTCCCTCAACCCTTTGGGAGGAGCTTGATAATTATCGCCCATTTTCAGAATGTCAGTGTTCTGCCAAGACATATCATCAACAAGACTTTATTATCCGTTTTCTCAAAGGATTGGAGGAACGATTTTTTGTTGTTCGTTCCCAAATCTTTCTTATGGACCCTTTGCCGCCTATTTCCCGTGTTTTCTCTATGGTAGTGCAACAGGAGCGTCAACACTTGCTTTCCCATGGAGAAGAACCAAATTCCTTCATTAACTCTGAATTCACCTCTTCTGGTAAGGGGCGCAGCGGTCCAGTTCCTCCTAGAGGTCCTACAGGCAACAATTCACGCAATGCTTACAACAAGAAGTGTGTATACTGCCACCGCATCGGCCATACTGTTGAAACTTGCTATGGCAAGCATGGGTACCCACCAGGTTATCCACGATATCCGGATCGTCCTCACTTTAATCAACGTGACGACACTGTGTCTGCCAACAATGCGGCTCAAGAAACCAACAACAATGGCCACAACCCTTCCATTGAGGGATCCTCCTCTAATGGATCTGGATTTCACTTGACCCAGGCCCAATATCAAACTTTAATCAACCTTCTCCAGCCGCAACCTTCTGATACTGATGGTACAAGTCCTCTCCAGCCCTCTCGGGCCTGTCCTCACCAACTGGTCCAATACATGTTTCTAACTCTAAGCTTGgtatttcgttttttttttgcaCCACATCCTTTACACAGTCACATATTCATCATTGTTTGTCCAATGCACATACTATTCCTGTCATAcattcacaaaacaaaactgtACAATATGAGCTTATGTATTTCTATTAAATTGGGTTGGATTTGCTGGTTTGATTGAGTTGTTGTGGAgcctttctttcttcttcttttagcCCCTCACAAGCTGGAGGTTTGAAGATGTCAAGAAGTTCCGGCTTGGATAAATTGGAGTGAAATAACCATGGAGGGAGTgctttagtgaaaatatctgccAACTGATGAGATGATGAAACTGGTAAGAGGTGCATGAGACCAGCAAGTAATTTTTCACGGACAATGTGACAATCAATCTCTAAATGCTTTGTCCTTTCGTGAAAGACTGAATTGGCTGCAATATTAATGCACTTTGACTATCACAATAGAGGACAAAACGCTTAGTAAGAGGAATTCTCAAATCACCAAGGAGGAAAGAAAGCCATTGAAGCTCACAAGTGACAGAGGCAAGGGCCCTATACTCTACTTCAGCAGAAGATCGAGAAGACGTGTATATGGTTATTCCTCCTGGACTGTTCGGTCATCCTACTAATAATTGTTGCAAGGTCAAAAAGTCTCTCTACGACTTGAAACAAGCAAGCCGCAAATAGTATGAAAAATTATCTCTTCTAGTGTTGTCTTTTGGGTATGTTCAAGCACATGTTGATCATAGTTTATTTGTCGAAGTTACTGGATCTGCTTTCACTGCTCTCATTGTTTACGTTGATGATATTGTGCTTACTAGAAATTCTGCTtctaaaattactaaaattaaaaccatcCTTCACTCTCATTTCCATATAAAGGATCTTGgtcaattgaaatattttttaggaaTAGAGGTGGCTCATTCTAGCAAAGGAATTTCTATCTTTCAACGCAAGTATTGTCTGGATTTGATTAAAGAGTCTAGCCTAATGGGTTGCAAACCCTCTTCCACTCCAATGAATGATTCTTTACGACTTTATCAAG
This DNA window, taken from Vigna radiata var. radiata cultivar VC1973A chromosome 5, Vradiata_ver6, whole genome shotgun sequence, encodes the following:
- the LOC106759935 gene encoding alkylated DNA repair protein alkB homolog 8 codes for the protein MIHSVLKTSRFFNPRTEALGLTGVIVGFVCHLSFSSMKQINCTGDSSLCTVAPCKEPSITDSLSVSGNGTTSSMSVQSTPEIEKKFVHHVYDAIAPHFSATRFAKWPKVASFLSSLPLGSLVLDAGCGNGKYLGLNQDCFFIGCDISPSLIKICSDRGHEVLVADAVNLPYRTGFGDAAISIAVLHHLSTESRRRKAIEELVRVVKKGGHVLITVWAVEQEDTNLITKWTPLTEKYVEEWVGPGSPRARTPSPLPLESIPESEESSSSENIKVCSESNVCKDLEAEKHIKNQQEYFVPWHLPYHRAEISGASSHALAAGLATKDDKKGAVVYNRYYHVFSEGELERLTAGIINARIVDQFFDKSNWCIILEKTA